One Candidatus Aquicultor sp. genomic window, ACGCTCTTCAGTACTATTACGAGTATTATGCAGCTTTCCGCTGCGTGTAAATTGCCCGCCCTTGAACATCCTGCGACGCCTCCATAATTACTTCCGAGGCCGTTGGATGCGCGTGAATAACCCTGCTTAAGGCAGATGCCGTCATTCCTTGGAGCATCGCTACAGCGACTTCGTGGATGATATCGGCAGCCCGATCGCCGATTACGTGAGCCCCTAAAATCGCGTCTGAAACCGCATCGGCCACAATCTTAGCCATTCCGGAAATCTCTCCGATAGCGTGGGAAATTCCAAGCTTTCTAAACTCCATAACGCCCGCACGAACGTCCATCCCCATACTTCTTGCGTGCGCCTCGGTCAGACCGATAGTGCCAATTTCCGGGTTAGTATAAATGGTTCCCGGAATTACAGTATAATCCATAATCAGCTGGTTGCCGAGTGCGTTTGCTACTGCGACACTGCATTCCGCCGAGGCAACATGCGCGAGCATCGGGTTGCCGATGACGTCGCCGACGGCAAAAACGCCGGGAACGTTGGTCATCATATGGCTATCGACTATTATTGAGCCGTCAGGTTTCATAATGACCCCAATATCATCAAGCCCAAGCCCTGAGATTAAAGGGCGGCGGCCTATCGAGACAAGGGCCGTGTCCGCCGTAGCCTCGCTTCCGTCACCTAAGCGTACGGTTACCGTATCGTTAACCTTAGCGCCGGTTATTTTTACACCCGTTCGCACTTTGATATCATCTTTCTTGAATTCGCGGGCTAAAATATCGGCGATATCCGTATCGACATTCGGTATGAGCCTATCCATTGCTTCAATAATAGTGAGCTCGACGCCGAATGGTCTCAGCATGGAAGAAAACTCGCAGCCGATATAGCCCCCACCGATAATCAGAAGTGATTTTGGGAATTTTGTTAATCTGAGGACGTCATCGCTAGAAAACACTCGAACGCCGTCGAACGGAAGAAACGGAAGAGCCTTCGGGGTGGAACCGGTTGCAATA contains:
- the lpdA gene encoding dihydrolipoyl dehydrogenase yields the protein MERYEIAIIGAGPAGYVGAIRAARTGVPVCLIEEGRFGGVCLNTGCIPTKTLIASSRVLRHAYRASEFGIQIDGSIALDTKRLIERKDKVVEIERQGIMRLVEANGATLIQGHARFIDTHTLRITGPDDIKDIRANNIIIATGSTPKALPFLPFDGVRVFSSDDVLRLTKFPKSLLIIGGGYIGCEFSSMLRPFGVELTIIEAMDRLIPNVDTDIADILAREFKKDDIKVRTGVKITGAKVNDTVTVRLGDGSEATADTALVSIGRRPLISGLGLDDIGVIMKPDGSIIVDSHMMTNVPGVFAVGDVIGNPMLAHVASAECSVAVANALGNQLIMDYTVIPGTIYTNPEIGTIGLTEAHARSMGMDVRAGVMEFRKLGISHAIGEISGMAKIVADAVSDAILGAHVIGDRAADIIHEVAVAMLQGMTASALSRVIHAHPTASEVIMEASQDVQGRAIYTQRKAA